A region from the Kribbella shirazensis genome encodes:
- a CDS encoding 2'-5' RNA ligase family protein — protein MALAVCWLFDRRTDRLLRNLWVRLEELGLPTLLSHTHGHHVPHLSLAVLREWDHDKVMKAVQPLLNEQSAELYFDALGTFRRGRAWLVPAVGVEVLQLQAAVVSAVLATGADLHRHYQPGRWVPHCTLAPRVPLVALPVLTAAVYDVLPLEATADRAALIDSGTGQIWAL, from the coding sequence ATGGCGCTGGCCGTCTGCTGGTTGTTCGACCGCCGGACCGATCGGCTGCTACGCAACCTGTGGGTCCGGCTGGAGGAGCTCGGCCTGCCGACGCTGCTCTCGCACACTCATGGCCACCACGTGCCGCACCTGTCGCTGGCGGTGTTGCGTGAGTGGGACCACGACAAGGTCATGAAGGCCGTGCAGCCGTTGCTCAATGAACAGTCGGCTGAGCTGTACTTCGATGCGCTCGGGACGTTCCGCCGGGGCAGGGCGTGGCTGGTGCCTGCTGTGGGTGTGGAGGTGCTGCAACTGCAGGCGGCTGTGGTGTCGGCGGTTCTGGCGACAGGGGCTGACCTGCATCGGCACTATCAGCCGGGACGTTGGGTGCCGCATTGCACGCTCGCGCCGCGGGTGCCGCTGGTTGCGTTGCCGGTGCTGACGGCGGCTGTGTACGACGTACTGCCGCTTGAAGCTACTGCTGACCGTGCCGCTTTGATCGACAGCGGCACGGGGCAGATCTGGGCCCTGTAG
- a CDS encoding IclR family transcriptional regulator produces MDNSSGVGVLDKAALVLSALESGPATLAGLVAATGLARPTAHRLAVALEHHRLVGRDMQGRFVLGPRLSELASAAGEDRLLATAGPVLARLRDITGESAQLFRRQGEYRVCVAAAERPSGLRDTVPVGSQLTMAAGSAAQILLAWEDPERMHRGLHNSSFNAAALAGVRRRGWAHSVGEREQGVASVSAPVRSPSGKVIAAVSVSGPIERLSRQPGRMHAPAVMAAAERLSEALRRASE; encoded by the coding sequence ATGGACAACTCTAGCGGAGTCGGCGTTCTCGACAAAGCAGCCCTCGTGCTGTCCGCCCTCGAGTCCGGGCCGGCGACCCTGGCCGGTCTGGTGGCGGCAACCGGTCTCGCCCGCCCGACGGCGCACCGTCTCGCGGTCGCGCTCGAGCACCACCGGCTGGTGGGGCGCGACATGCAGGGACGCTTCGTGCTCGGGCCGCGACTCAGCGAGTTGGCCTCCGCCGCCGGTGAGGACCGGCTGCTCGCGACCGCCGGCCCGGTGCTGGCGCGACTGCGGGACATCACCGGTGAATCGGCGCAGCTGTTCCGCCGCCAGGGTGAGTACCGGGTGTGCGTCGCCGCCGCCGAGCGTCCGTCCGGGCTGCGCGACACCGTTCCCGTGGGCAGTCAGCTGACGATGGCGGCCGGTTCCGCCGCCCAGATACTGCTGGCGTGGGAGGACCCGGAGCGGATGCACCGCGGCCTCCACAACTCGTCGTTCAACGCGGCCGCGCTGGCCGGCGTACGGCGTCGCGGCTGGGCCCACTCGGTCGGCGAACGCGAACAGGGCGTCGCGTCCGTCTCCGCGCCGGTCCGCTCCCCCAGCGGCAAGGTGATCGCCGCGGTCTCGGTCTCCGGACCGATCGAACGCCTGTCCCGCCAGCCCGGCCGCATGCACGCCCCGGCCGTCATGGCCGCCGCCGAACGCCTCTCCGAAGCTCTGCGCCGCGCCTCCGAGTAG
- the leuC gene encoding 3-isopropylmalate dehydratase large subunit, which translates to MGRTLSEKVWDAHVVRHADGEPDLLYIDLHLVHEVTSPQAFDGLRLAGRPVRRPDLTIATEDHNVPTFDVDKPIADPVSRTQVDTLRKNAEEFGIRIHTLGDPDQGVVHVIGPQLGLTQPGMTVVCGDSHTSTHGAFGAIAFGIGTSEVEHVLATQTLMQARPKTMAVTVDGVLPDGVSAKDLVLSLIAKVGTGGGQGYIVEYRGEAIRALSMEARMTICNMSIEWGAKAGMIAPDETTFEYLKDKPHAPQGVDWEAAVEYWKSLATDEDASFDREVVLKAEEITPFVTWGTNPGQGVPLAATVPSPDDFDNENDRVAAERALEYMGLTAGTPLREIHVDTVFLGSCTNGRIEDLRAAAGVLAGRKVAEGTRMLVVPGSGRVRLQAEAEGLDTIFKEAGAEWRGAGCSMCLGMNPDQLAPGERSASTSNRNFEGRQGKGGRTHLVSPLVAAATAVTGTLAAPADLPPVAVPANA; encoded by the coding sequence ATGGGTAGGACGTTGTCGGAAAAGGTCTGGGATGCGCATGTCGTGCGCCATGCCGACGGAGAACCCGACCTCCTCTACATCGACCTCCATCTGGTCCACGAGGTGACCAGTCCGCAGGCGTTCGACGGCCTGCGGCTGGCGGGCCGCCCGGTCCGGCGGCCCGACCTGACGATCGCCACCGAGGACCACAACGTCCCGACGTTCGACGTCGACAAGCCGATCGCCGACCCGGTGTCGCGGACCCAGGTCGACACGCTGCGCAAGAACGCCGAGGAGTTCGGCATCCGGATCCACACCCTCGGCGACCCGGACCAGGGTGTCGTGCACGTGATCGGCCCGCAGCTCGGCCTGACCCAGCCCGGGATGACCGTGGTCTGCGGTGACAGCCACACCTCGACGCACGGCGCGTTCGGCGCGATCGCCTTCGGTATCGGTACCAGCGAGGTCGAGCACGTGCTCGCCACCCAGACGCTGATGCAGGCCCGCCCGAAGACGATGGCCGTCACGGTCGACGGCGTGCTGCCCGACGGCGTCTCCGCCAAGGACCTCGTGCTGTCGCTGATCGCGAAGGTCGGCACCGGTGGCGGCCAGGGCTACATCGTCGAGTACCGCGGCGAGGCGATCCGCGCGCTCAGCATGGAAGCCCGGATGACGATCTGCAACATGTCGATCGAGTGGGGCGCCAAGGCCGGCATGATCGCGCCGGACGAGACCACGTTCGAGTACCTGAAGGACAAGCCGCACGCGCCGCAGGGCGTCGACTGGGAAGCGGCCGTCGAGTACTGGAAGAGCCTGGCCACCGACGAGGACGCGTCCTTCGACCGCGAGGTGGTGCTGAAGGCCGAGGAGATCACGCCGTTCGTCACCTGGGGCACGAACCCGGGCCAGGGCGTGCCGCTGGCCGCCACCGTGCCGTCGCCGGACGACTTCGACAACGAGAACGACCGGGTCGCCGCCGAGCGCGCGCTGGAGTACATGGGCCTGACCGCCGGTACGCCGCTGCGCGAGATCCACGTGGACACGGTGTTCCTGGGCTCCTGCACCAACGGCCGGATCGAGGACCTGCGGGCCGCGGCCGGGGTGCTGGCCGGACGGAAGGTTGCCGAGGGCACCCGGATGCTCGTCGTCCCGGGCTCCGGCCGGGTCCGGCTGCAGGCCGAGGCCGAGGGACTGGACACCATCTTCAAGGAGGCGGGCGCCGAATGGCGTGGCGCCGGATGCTCGATGTGCCTGGGCATGAACCCGGACCAGCTGGCCCCGGGGGAGCGCAGCGCTTCGACGTCGAACCGCAACTTCGAAGGCCGTCAGGGCAAGGGCGGTCGCACCCACCTGGTGTCGCCGCTGGTCGCCGCCGCGACTGCCGTCACCGGGACTCTGGCCGCACCGGCCGACCTGCCGCCCGTCGCCGTCCCCGCGAACGCCTGA
- the leuD gene encoding 3-isopropylmalate dehydratase small subunit: MDAFTQHIGTAAPLRRSNVDTDQIIPAVYLKRVTRTGFEDGLFAAWRNDPSFVLNQPEYDGVSVLVAGPDFGTGSSREHAVWALLDYGFRVVVSSRFGDIFRGNSGKAGLLAALVTQDVVEQLWTAIETDPGTKVTVDLENKTISAGDVSAPFEIDDYTRYRLLNGLDDVGITLSHEADIAAYEATRPSFKPATLPAKA; this comes from the coding sequence ATGGACGCCTTCACCCAGCACATCGGTACGGCGGCTCCGCTGCGCCGCAGCAACGTCGACACCGACCAGATCATCCCGGCCGTGTACCTGAAGCGGGTCACCCGGACCGGCTTCGAGGACGGGCTGTTCGCGGCCTGGCGCAACGATCCGTCGTTCGTCCTCAACCAGCCCGAGTACGACGGAGTCTCGGTGCTCGTGGCGGGACCGGACTTCGGCACCGGATCCTCCCGTGAGCACGCCGTCTGGGCCCTGCTCGACTACGGGTTCCGGGTGGTCGTGTCGTCCCGGTTCGGCGACATCTTCCGGGGCAACTCGGGCAAGGCCGGTCTGCTCGCCGCCCTGGTGACGCAGGACGTCGTCGAGCAGCTGTGGACCGCGATCGAGACCGACCCGGGGACCAAGGTCACGGTCGACCTGGAGAACAAGACGATCTCGGCCGGTGACGTGTCCGCACCCTTCGAGATCGACGACTACACGCGCTACCGGCTGCTGAACGGTCTCGACGACGTCGGCATCACCCTGTCCCACGAGGCCGACATCGCTGCCTACGAAGCGACCCGGCCGTCCTTCAAGCCGGCCACCCTCCCGGCCAAGGCCTGA
- the tnpB gene encoding IS607 family element RNA-guided endonuclease TnpB encodes MLRAYKYALNPTPRQARFLDGHCGAARKAFNWGLARVKAVMDQRSAEASYGIPDQLLTPAISWSMYSLRKAWNRAKSDVAPWWAEYSKEAYASGLTQLATALKNWADSRKARRGGRSVGFPRFKSKRTAVRSCRLTTGVIRCDERYAVLPRIGRMRLHETPAPELLDGTARILAATIRFERGRWFVSFTVEQDTPVRAPDRPDAVVGVDLGIKSLAVMAEPDGEPHTVPNLKHLDTSLRKLGKLSRRVSRRVGPDRRTGRVPSNRWKRANGQRNRVHHRVAYQRADALHKFTSAIAAEYGTVVVEDLNVAGMLKNKRLARRVGDAGFGEIRRQLAYKTEWNGGRLVVADRWFPSSKTCSGCGVVKAKLLLSERLYVCESCGLVMDRDENAARNLAALAVAASGAETLNGRGADQKTRATGQVAVKRLPGSPQHQTGTALPKAGSV; translated from the coding sequence ATGCTGCGGGCGTACAAGTACGCGCTGAACCCGACGCCTCGTCAGGCTCGGTTCCTGGACGGACACTGTGGCGCAGCGCGGAAGGCCTTCAACTGGGGTCTCGCGCGGGTCAAGGCCGTGATGGATCAGCGGTCGGCCGAAGCCAGCTACGGCATCCCGGACCAGTTGCTGACTCCGGCGATCTCGTGGTCGATGTATTCGCTGCGCAAGGCCTGGAATCGGGCCAAGAGCGACGTTGCGCCGTGGTGGGCGGAGTACTCGAAGGAGGCCTACGCCTCCGGCCTGACCCAGCTTGCAACTGCGCTGAAGAACTGGGCCGACTCACGCAAGGCCAGGCGCGGCGGTCGGTCGGTGGGGTTCCCGCGGTTCAAGTCCAAGCGCACGGCGGTCAGGTCGTGCCGGTTGACCACCGGCGTCATTCGTTGCGACGAGCGGTACGCCGTACTTCCGCGGATCGGCCGGATGCGGCTGCACGAGACACCGGCACCGGAACTGCTCGACGGCACAGCCAGGATCCTGGCCGCGACCATCCGCTTCGAGCGCGGCCGATGGTTCGTGTCGTTCACCGTCGAGCAGGACACCCCTGTTCGGGCTCCGGACCGGCCCGACGCGGTGGTCGGCGTGGACCTGGGCATCAAGAGCCTCGCGGTCATGGCAGAACCCGACGGCGAGCCACACACCGTGCCGAACCTGAAGCACCTGGACACCTCGCTGCGTAAGCTCGGCAAGCTGTCGCGGCGGGTGTCCCGCCGCGTCGGGCCTGATCGCCGTACCGGCCGGGTGCCGTCGAACCGGTGGAAGCGCGCCAACGGCCAGCGCAACCGGGTCCATCACCGGGTGGCGTACCAGCGCGCCGACGCCCTGCACAAGTTCACCAGCGCGATCGCGGCCGAGTACGGGACCGTCGTCGTGGAGGACCTGAACGTTGCCGGGATGCTGAAGAACAAGCGTCTTGCTCGCCGGGTCGGGGATGCGGGGTTCGGTGAGATCCGGCGGCAACTGGCGTACAAGACCGAGTGGAACGGCGGGCGGCTGGTCGTGGCCGACCGATGGTTTCCCTCGAGTAAGACCTGTTCGGGGTGTGGAGTGGTGAAAGCCAAGCTGCTCTTGTCCGAACGCCTCTATGTGTGTGAGTCCTGCGGTCTGGTGATGGATCGTGACGAGAACGCGGCGAGGAACCTCGCCGCGCTGGCGGTCGCCGCGAGTGGCGCGGAGACATTAAACGGACGTGGAGCCGACCAGAAGACCCGTGCAACCGGGCAGGTGGCTGTGAAACGTCTACCCGGCAGCCCTCAGCATCAGACCGGGACCGCCTTGCCAAAGGCTGGGAGCGTGTAG
- a CDS encoding magnesium and cobalt transport protein CorA codes for MSDLRLRTFRAFSRTPSLRAAARKHAASAAAPAIEAADKQHRDPQKPKGHSVVDSAIYCGGNRIASPDSLADTYAALHTSPQSLAWIGLYRPDRRELASLAQEFDLHELAIEDANEAHQRPKLERYGDTLFVVLKAARYRDATEEVEFGEVHVFVGPDFVVTVRHAEAPNLAAVRRRVERDPELLSRGAEAVLYAIMDKVVDGYAPVVAGLENDIDEIETEVFRGDPKVSRRIYELSREVIEFQRATRPLIGMLEQLRGGFQKYGVDEELQRSLRDVADHVTEVVEKVDGFRELLRDILTVNATLVAQQQNEEMKSLAIASSEQNEEVKRISAWAAILFAPTLIGTVYGMNFDHMPELHWRYGYPFAIGLMALVCGGLHQIFKRRGWL; via the coding sequence ATGTCCGACCTGCGCCTGCGCACGTTCCGTGCGTTCAGCCGTACTCCGTCACTGCGCGCCGCCGCTCGCAAGCACGCCGCATCCGCCGCCGCGCCCGCGATCGAGGCGGCCGACAAGCAGCACCGCGATCCGCAGAAGCCCAAGGGGCACAGCGTCGTCGACAGCGCGATCTACTGCGGCGGCAACCGGATCGCCTCCCCGGATTCGCTGGCGGACACGTACGCCGCGCTGCACACCTCGCCGCAGAGCCTGGCCTGGATCGGCCTGTACCGCCCGGACCGCCGCGAACTCGCCTCGCTGGCGCAGGAGTTCGACCTGCACGAGCTGGCGATCGAGGATGCGAACGAGGCGCACCAGCGCCCGAAGCTGGAGCGGTACGGCGACACGTTGTTCGTCGTACTGAAGGCCGCGCGGTACCGGGACGCGACCGAGGAGGTCGAGTTCGGTGAGGTGCACGTCTTCGTCGGCCCGGACTTCGTGGTGACGGTCCGGCACGCCGAAGCGCCCAATCTGGCGGCGGTACGGCGACGCGTCGAGCGCGATCCCGAACTGCTCAGCCGCGGTGCCGAAGCGGTGCTCTACGCGATCATGGACAAGGTCGTGGACGGTTACGCTCCGGTGGTCGCCGGTCTGGAGAACGACATCGACGAGATCGAGACCGAGGTGTTCCGCGGCGATCCGAAGGTGTCGCGGCGCATCTACGAACTGTCCCGTGAGGTGATCGAGTTCCAGCGCGCCACCCGGCCGCTGATCGGCATGCTCGAGCAGCTGCGCGGCGGTTTCCAGAAGTACGGCGTGGACGAGGAACTGCAACGTTCACTGCGCGACGTCGCCGACCACGTCACCGAGGTGGTGGAGAAGGTCGACGGCTTCCGGGAGCTGCTCCGCGACATCCTGACCGTGAACGCGACCCTGGTGGCCCAGCAGCAGAACGAGGAGATGAAGAGCCTCGCGATCGCCAGCAGCGAGCAGAACGAAGAGGTCAAGAGGATCTCTGCGTGGGCGGCGATCCTGTTCGCCCCGACCCTGATCGGGACCGTCTACGGGATGAACTTCGACCACATGCCGGAGCTCCATTGGCGCTACGGATACCCCTTCGCGATCGGCCTGATGGCCTTGGTGTGTGGAGGTCTGCACCAGATCTTCAAGCGCCGCGGATGGCTCTGA
- a CDS encoding HU family DNA-binding protein has product MNKSQLVEALAVHFDGNRRQAQHALESVIDTVQRELTKKGGKVAITGFGAFEAIERGARIVRNPRTGETKRAKKTTVPKFRAGAELKAVVSGAKKLPKLVVPKPAATATKAAAPAKKAAPAKAAATKTAAAKKTVAKKAPAKTAAKKAPAKTVAKKAPAKKAPAKTVAKKAPAKKAPAKKTAAKRTAR; this is encoded by the coding sequence GTGAACAAGAGCCAGTTGGTCGAAGCGCTCGCAGTGCACTTCGACGGAAACCGCCGCCAGGCCCAGCACGCGTTGGAGTCGGTGATCGACACCGTCCAGCGTGAGCTGACCAAGAAGGGTGGCAAGGTCGCCATCACCGGTTTCGGTGCCTTCGAGGCCATCGAGCGTGGCGCGCGCATCGTGCGCAACCCGCGGACCGGCGAGACCAAGCGCGCCAAGAAGACCACGGTTCCGAAGTTCCGCGCGGGTGCGGAGCTGAAGGCCGTTGTCTCCGGGGCCAAGAAGCTGCCGAAGCTGGTCGTCCCGAAGCCGGCCGCCACCGCCACCAAGGCGGCTGCCCCGGCGAAGAAGGCCGCCCCGGCCAAGGCCGCTGCCACCAAGACCGCCGCTGCCAAGAAGACGGTCGCCAAGAAGGCTCCGGCCAAGACGGCTGCCAAGAAGGCGCCGGCGAAGACCGTTGCCAAGAAGGCCCCGGCCAAGAAGGCCCCGGCCAAGACCGTTGCGAAGAAGGCGCCGGCCAAGAAGGCCCCCGCCAAGAAGACCGCGGCGAAGCGCACCGCTCGCTGA
- the cofC gene encoding 2-phospho-L-lactate guanylyltransferase — MADLQVAPWTLVIPVKRTAIAKSRLAPAYPQHRPELARAFAVDTTAAALTSPLVRAVLVVTDDPLVATDVAAAGARVVPDAPDAGLNEALLHGATVAAAEFAGHGIAALSADLPALRPAELTAVLAACTAPRSFVVDLPGTGTTLLAAAPGVALDPRFGVGSALAHQASGALPIELTGIESVRRDVDTAADLAHAVQLGVGPATADVMSLVLGAATGTEGLAC; from the coding sequence ATGGCAGACCTACAGGTCGCTCCCTGGACCCTGGTGATCCCGGTGAAGCGTACGGCGATCGCAAAGAGCCGGCTCGCTCCGGCCTACCCTCAGCACCGTCCCGAGCTGGCCCGTGCCTTCGCTGTCGACACTACTGCGGCCGCCCTGACCTCTCCCCTGGTCCGCGCCGTCCTGGTCGTCACCGACGACCCGCTGGTCGCCACCGACGTCGCCGCGGCCGGAGCCCGCGTCGTACCGGACGCTCCGGACGCCGGTCTCAACGAGGCCTTGCTGCACGGAGCCACCGTGGCCGCCGCCGAGTTCGCGGGGCACGGGATCGCGGCACTGTCGGCCGATCTTCCCGCGCTGCGTCCGGCCGAGCTGACCGCCGTACTCGCGGCCTGTACCGCGCCGCGTTCCTTCGTCGTCGACCTTCCCGGAACTGGTACGACGTTGCTCGCCGCCGCTCCCGGGGTGGCACTGGATCCCCGCTTCGGCGTGGGTTCCGCCCTGGCCCACCAGGCGTCCGGCGCACTGCCGATCGAGCTGACCGGGATCGAGTCGGTACGTCGTGATGTCGACACCGCGGCCGATCTGGCGCACGCCGTACAGCTGGGTGTCGGTCCGGCGACCGCGGACGTGATGTCGCTGGTGCTCGGTGCCGCCACGGGCACCGAGGGTCTAGCCTGCTGA
- a CDS encoding lysophospholipid acyltransferase family protein, with the protein MTDGHHEHQEAAVDARQSDPRPPRGFWFGVIVAIVKPFMIVFTKCRFTGRENMPRTGGVVYVPNHISHFDPVVLGYFIWECRRIPRFLGKASVFKIPVLGSIISGAGQIPVYRDSAQAADAFRDAVAAVERGECVGVYPEGTITRDPDLWPMTGKTGAARIALMTGCPVIPVANWGAHEVFPSYTGKLRIRLLPRKTLQVRAGKPVDLSAFQGRPITNQLLHEATEVIMSQVAETLGELRGETPPKELYDLRKARKAEGSTGEEKA; encoded by the coding sequence ATGACCGACGGCCATCATGAGCACCAGGAGGCAGCTGTGGACGCGAGGCAATCGGATCCCCGGCCGCCCCGCGGGTTCTGGTTCGGCGTGATCGTCGCGATCGTCAAGCCGTTCATGATCGTGTTCACCAAGTGCCGCTTCACCGGCCGCGAGAACATGCCCCGTACGGGTGGCGTGGTGTACGTGCCCAATCACATCTCGCACTTCGACCCGGTGGTGCTCGGCTACTTCATCTGGGAGTGCCGGCGGATCCCGCGGTTCCTCGGGAAGGCCTCGGTGTTCAAGATCCCGGTGCTCGGCAGCATCATCAGCGGGGCCGGGCAGATTCCGGTGTACCGCGATTCCGCGCAGGCCGCCGACGCGTTCCGGGACGCGGTGGCCGCGGTCGAACGCGGTGAGTGTGTGGGCGTTTACCCGGAAGGCACGATCACCCGGGACCCGGACCTGTGGCCGATGACCGGTAAGACCGGCGCGGCCCGGATCGCGCTGATGACCGGCTGCCCGGTGATCCCGGTCGCGAACTGGGGCGCCCACGAGGTCTTCCCGTCGTACACGGGCAAGCTGAGGATCCGGCTGCTGCCGCGTAAGACGCTGCAGGTGCGGGCCGGGAAGCCGGTCGACCTGAGCGCGTTCCAGGGCAGGCCGATCACCAACCAGCTGTTGCACGAGGCAACCGAGGTGATCATGTCCCAGGTGGCCGAGACCCTCGGCGAACTCCGCGGGGAGACTCCGCCCAAGGAGCTCTACGACCTCCGCAAGGCCCGCAAAGCCGAAGGCTCGACCGGTGAGGAGAAGGCATGA
- a CDS encoding NAD(P)H-dependent glycerol-3-phosphate dehydrogenase has product MTKVAVFGAGSWGTAFATVLANAGNQVSVWARRESLCAAINADHENADYLPGLRLPEAITASHDPAAVVDGAEAVFLTVPSQSLRDNLTDWAGVLPNAVPLVSLMKGVELGTTKRMSEVIAELTGAGPERIAVVSGPNLAREIAEGQPAAAVVACADEGTAARLQKLCHSPAFRPYTNNDVVGCELGGACKNVIALAVGMAVGLGFGDNARASVITRGLAEIARLGTALGADEHTFSGLAGLGDLVATCSSPLSRNRTFGEKLGQGMTVAEIAGATRQVAEGVKSCASISELAHHHDVEMPIAEHVTRVVAGEMTPKDMLFSLVSRSAKSERWG; this is encoded by the coding sequence ATGACGAAGGTAGCCGTGTTCGGTGCCGGTTCCTGGGGTACGGCGTTCGCCACAGTGCTGGCGAACGCGGGGAACCAGGTGTCCGTGTGGGCCCGGCGGGAGTCGCTGTGTGCGGCGATCAACGCGGACCACGAGAACGCCGACTACCTTCCGGGACTGCGGTTGCCGGAGGCGATCACCGCGTCCCACGACCCGGCCGCCGTCGTCGACGGAGCCGAGGCGGTGTTCCTCACCGTCCCGTCGCAGTCGTTGCGCGACAACCTGACCGACTGGGCCGGCGTCCTGCCGAACGCCGTACCGCTGGTCAGTCTGATGAAGGGCGTCGAGCTCGGTACGACGAAGCGGATGAGCGAGGTGATCGCCGAGCTCACCGGCGCCGGGCCGGAACGGATCGCGGTCGTCTCCGGGCCGAACCTGGCGCGTGAGATCGCAGAAGGGCAGCCGGCCGCGGCCGTCGTCGCCTGTGCGGACGAGGGGACCGCGGCGCGGCTGCAGAAGTTGTGCCACTCTCCGGCGTTCCGCCCGTACACGAACAACGACGTGGTCGGCTGCGAGCTCGGCGGCGCCTGCAAGAACGTGATCGCACTCGCGGTCGGTATGGCCGTCGGTCTCGGCTTCGGCGACAACGCCCGGGCGTCGGTGATCACCCGCGGCCTGGCCGAGATCGCCCGGTTGGGTACGGCGCTGGGCGCGGACGAGCACACGTTCTCGGGGCTGGCCGGCCTGGGCGACCTGGTGGCGACGTGCTCGTCACCGTTGTCGCGGAACCGGACGTTCGGCGAGAAGCTCGGTCAGGGGATGACGGTCGCGGAGATCGCCGGTGCGACCCGGCAGGTCGCCGAGGGCGTGAAGTCGTGCGCGTCGATCAGCGAACTCGCCCACCACCACGACGTCGAGATGCCGATCGCCGAACACGTCACGAGGGTGGTCGCCGGCGAGATGACGCCGAAGGACATGCTGTTCAGCCTGGTGTCCCGCTCCGCGAAGTCGGAGCGTTGGGGTTGA
- a CDS encoding aminoglycoside phosphotransferase family protein yields the protein MIPEAFAKATVEREGEAGTAWLAELPGIIEELVSAWGCTIDGDITHGQVGVVVPVRDAVLKVSFPHPGNDYEPDAFEVWGGRGAVKLYERDDARYAMLLERVQPSTLVEQGQDGVAIAGELHRRLTVPAPAGLPRLSEQADVWAEDLRKDAAELDHPLPDPVVHAALAVVDELGRQQPETMVHGDFHPRNILRADREPWLAVDPKGYVGDPAYDAAIFLRTRAYHLFLAGGLAAAGLVRRLQAELEQFAEASGLEAERIRRWTQLIAVQSSFWGRRHGFGRARNGSQLDQIVRLIDEVAVALT from the coding sequence TTGATCCCGGAAGCGTTCGCCAAGGCGACGGTCGAGCGTGAGGGCGAGGCCGGTACGGCGTGGCTCGCCGAGCTGCCCGGGATCATCGAGGAGCTCGTGTCGGCGTGGGGCTGCACGATCGACGGTGACATCACGCACGGGCAGGTCGGCGTGGTGGTGCCGGTCCGGGACGCCGTACTGAAGGTGTCGTTCCCGCATCCGGGCAACGACTACGAGCCGGACGCCTTCGAGGTGTGGGGCGGTCGCGGGGCGGTGAAGCTGTACGAGCGCGACGACGCCCGGTACGCCATGCTGCTGGAGCGGGTGCAGCCGTCGACACTCGTCGAACAGGGCCAGGATGGCGTCGCTATCGCCGGCGAGCTGCACCGCCGGCTGACCGTCCCGGCGCCGGCCGGCTTGCCGCGGTTGTCGGAGCAGGCCGACGTCTGGGCCGAGGACCTCCGGAAGGACGCCGCCGAACTCGACCACCCGCTACCGGACCCGGTGGTGCACGCCGCCCTCGCGGTCGTCGACGAACTCGGCCGGCAGCAGCCGGAGACCATGGTCCACGGCGACTTCCATCCCCGGAACATCCTCCGCGCCGACCGCGAACCGTGGCTGGCCGTCGATCCCAAGGGCTACGTCGGCGACCCGGCGTACGACGCCGCGATCTTCCTCCGCACCCGGGCGTACCACCTGTTCCTCGCGGGCGGTCTCGCCGCGGCCGGCCTGGTGCGGCGTCTGCAGGCCGAGCTGGAGCAGTTCGCCGAGGCGTCCGGCCTCGAGGCCGAGCGCATCCGGCGCTGGACGCAGCTGATCGCGGTGCAGTCCTCGTTCTGGGGCCGCCGCCACGGCTTCGGCCGCGCCCGCAACGGCAGCCAACTCGACCAGATCGTCAGACTGATCGACGAGGTCGCCGTCGCGTTGACCTGA